In Miscanthus floridulus cultivar M001 chromosome 5, ASM1932011v1, whole genome shotgun sequence, one genomic interval encodes:
- the LOC136553284 gene encoding cytochrome P450 71A1-like isoform X12, with protein sequence MDVSPLLALLLVALLSLLLFLSTGTGRKTLGGDGRRRLPPSPRGFPILGHLPLLGPLPHRKLWAMAQAHGPVMLLRFGRVPTVVASSEAAAQEVMKTHDLAFASRPRMRMAERLVYGRDVAFVPYGEHWRQGRRVCVLHLLSQRRVTSFRHAREQEVASMLARVRRDGGGAVNLTTQIISYTNGIISRAAFGDKGGSYYDGPDGGEKLTKLFADFEGLLGTVTMGDFVPWLAWVDALMGLDAKATRTSAEMDAFLERVISDHRQRRRGGHRDGDDHLDFVDVLLDVNDDEADASGAKFDDVAIKAIILDMFAAATDTTYTTLVWAMAELINHPHEMRKVQDEIRAAVAVAGGDRVTEDHLEKLRYLRCVIKETLRLRTPLPLLLPHETTVDTELLGYHVPARTRVIVNAWAIARDPATWERADEFVPERFAGDDLTTDYLLGQDFRFVPFGAGRRGCPGVGFSVPVMELALSSLLYHFDWELPAGGPSKLEMDELNGLSVRLKANLCLVAKPWCRQ encoded by the exons CGTGTCACCGCTCCTTGCACTGCTGCTCGTTGCCCTCCTCTCcctgctcctcttcctctccacCGGGACCGGGAGGAAGACGCTGGGCGGTGATGGCCGGCGGCGGCTGCCGCCGTCGCCTCGGGGCTTTCCTATCCTGGGACACCTGCCTCTTCTCGGCCCCCTGCCGCACCGGAAGCTGTGGGCAATGGCGCAGGCGCACGGCCCGGTGATGCTCCTCCGCTTCGGCCGCGTGCCCACGGTGGTGGCCTCGTCGGAGGCCGCGGCGCAGGAGGTGATGAAGACCCACGACCTGGCGTTCGCGAGCCGCCCCAGGATGCGCATGGCCGAGCGCCTCGTCTACGGCCGCGACGTGGCCTTCGTCCCCTACGGCGAGCACTGGCGCCAGGGCCGCCGCGTCTGCGTGCTCCACCTCCTCAGCCAGCGCCGCGTCACCTCCTTCCGCCACGCCCGGGAGCAGGAGGTCGCCTCGATGCTCGCCCGCGTCcgccgcgacggcggcggcgccgtgaACCTCACCACCCAAATCATCTCCTACACCAACGGCATCATCTCCCGCGCCGCGTTCGGCGACAAAGGAGGGAGCTACTACGACGGCCCCGACGGCGGCGAGAAGCTCACGAAGCTGTTCGCCGACTTCGAGGGGCTCCTGGGGACCGTCACCATGGGGGACTTCGTGCCGTGGCTGGCGTGGGTCGACGCGCTCATGGGGCTGGACGCCAAGGCCACGCGCACGTCCGCGGAGATGGACGCCTTCCTCGAGCGGGTCATCTCGGACCACCGACAGAGGCGCCGTGGCGGCCACCGTGACGGCGACGATCACCTGGACTTCGTCGACGTGCTGTTGGACGTGAACGACGACGAGGCGGACGCCAGTGGAGCCAAATTTGACGACGTGGCCATCAAGGCCATTATCCTG GACATGTTTGCCGCCGCCACGGACACGACCTACACGACGCTGGTATGGGCCATGGCCGAGCTCATCAACCACCCACACGAGATGCGCAAGGTCCAGGACGAGAtccgcgcggccgtcgccgtcgccggcggCGACCGCGTCACCGAGGACCACCTTGAGAAGCTGCGCTACCTCAGGTGCGTCATCAAGGAGACGCTCCGGCTGCGGACGCCGCTGCCGCTCCTGCTGCCCCATGAGACGACCGTGGACACGGAGCTGCTCGGCTACCACGTCCCAGCGCGCACCCGCGTCATCGTCAACGCCTGGGCCATCGCGCGGGACCCCGCGACTTGGGAGCGCGCGGACGAGTTCGTGCCGGAGCGGTTCGCCGGCGACGACCTCACGACGGACTACTTGCTCGGGCAGGACTTCAGGTTCGTGCCGTTCGGCGCTGGAAGAAGAGGGTGTCCAGGGGTGGGGTTCTCTGTGCCGGTCATGGAGCTGGCGCTGTCGAGCTTGCTGTATCACTTTGACTGGGAGCTGCCGGCTGGAGGACCGTCGAAGCTGGAGATGGACGAGCTGAACGGGCTGTCCGTGCGGCTCAAGGCGAACCTGTGTTTGGTTGCTAAGCCGTGGTGTCGTCAGTAA
- the LOC136553284 gene encoding cytochrome P450 71A1-like isoform X9 produces MDVSPLLALLLVALLSLLLFLSTGTGRKTLGGDGRRRLPPSPRGFPILGHLPLLGPLPHRKLWAMAQAHGPVMLLRFGRVPTVVASSEAAAQEVMKTHDLAFASRPRMRMAERLVYGRDVAFVPYGEHWRQGRRVCVLHLLSQRRVTSFRHAREQEVASMLARVRRDGGGAVNLTTQIISYTNGIISRAAFGDKGGSYYDGPDGGEKLTKLFADFEGLLGTVTMGDFVPWLAWVDALMGLDAKATRTSAEMDAFLERVISDHRQRRRGGHRDGDDHLDFVDVLLDVNDDEADASGAKFDDVAIKAIILELGWNFVDPIPLDVLPAMAETGDRLAGTSAISKSQTFTALPGVSFRFVDVYEEYVPRLVSRSPRSVPKRGRIDRSSSGLPVSKKPRKPSTPSGTPVVASMLLGALVSLAEEEEDDEVPLIMRRTCLPPPRTRPTRRWYGPWPSSSTTHTRCARSRTRSARPSPSPAATASPRTTLRSCATSGASSRRRSGCGRRCRSCCPMRRPWTRSCSATTSQRAPASSSTPGPSRGTPRLGSARTSSCRSGSPATTSRRTTCSGRTSGSCRSALEEEGVQGWGSLCRSWSWRCRACCITLTGSCRLEDRRSWRWTS; encoded by the exons CGTGTCACCGCTCCTTGCACTGCTGCTCGTTGCCCTCCTCTCcctgctcctcttcctctccacCGGGACCGGGAGGAAGACGCTGGGCGGTGATGGCCGGCGGCGGCTGCCGCCGTCGCCTCGGGGCTTTCCTATCCTGGGACACCTGCCTCTTCTCGGCCCCCTGCCGCACCGGAAGCTGTGGGCAATGGCGCAGGCGCACGGCCCGGTGATGCTCCTCCGCTTCGGCCGCGTGCCCACGGTGGTGGCCTCGTCGGAGGCCGCGGCGCAGGAGGTGATGAAGACCCACGACCTGGCGTTCGCGAGCCGCCCCAGGATGCGCATGGCCGAGCGCCTCGTCTACGGCCGCGACGTGGCCTTCGTCCCCTACGGCGAGCACTGGCGCCAGGGCCGCCGCGTCTGCGTGCTCCACCTCCTCAGCCAGCGCCGCGTCACCTCCTTCCGCCACGCCCGGGAGCAGGAGGTCGCCTCGATGCTCGCCCGCGTCcgccgcgacggcggcggcgccgtgaACCTCACCACCCAAATCATCTCCTACACCAACGGCATCATCTCCCGCGCCGCGTTCGGCGACAAAGGAGGGAGCTACTACGACGGCCCCGACGGCGGCGAGAAGCTCACGAAGCTGTTCGCCGACTTCGAGGGGCTCCTGGGGACCGTCACCATGGGGGACTTCGTGCCGTGGCTGGCGTGGGTCGACGCGCTCATGGGGCTGGACGCCAAGGCCACGCGCACGTCCGCGGAGATGGACGCCTTCCTCGAGCGGGTCATCTCGGACCACCGACAGAGGCGCCGTGGCGGCCACCGTGACGGCGACGATCACCTGGACTTCGTCGACGTGCTGTTGGACGTGAACGACGACGAGGCGGACGCCAGTGGAGCCAAATTTGACGACGTGGCCATCAAGGCCATTATCCTG gagcttgggtggaactttgtcgatccgatcccccttgatgttctccctgccatggcggagactggggatcgtctagctggtacttctgcaattagtaagtctcaaacatttacagcccttcctggggtttctttcagatttgttgatgtatatgaagaatatgttcctcgtctagtctcTCGtagtcctcgcagtgtcccgaagagggggcgaatagacaggtcttcatctggcttgcctgtctccaagaagcctcgcaaaccaagtactccctcaggtactccagttgttgctagcatgctcttag gtgctctggtttcattggctgaggaagaagaggatgatgaagtccccctcatcatgcggcg GACATGTTTGCCGCCGCCACGGACACGACCTACACGACGCTGGTATGGGCCATGGCCGAGCTCATCAACCACCCACACGAGATGCGCAAGGTCCAGGACGAGAtccgcgcggccgtcgccgtcgccggcggCGACCGCGTCACCGAGGACCACCTTGAGAAGCTGCGCTACCTCAGGTGCGTCATCAAGGAGACGCTCCGGCTGCGGACGCCGCTGCCGCTCCTGCTGCCCCATGAGACGACCGTGGACACGGAGCTGCTCGGCTACCACGTCCCAGCGCGCACCCGCGTCATCGTCAACGCCTGGGCCATCGCGCGGGACCCCGCGACTTGGGAGCGCGCGGACGAGTTCGTGCCGGAGCGGTTCGCCGGCGACGACCTCACGACGGACTACTTGCTCGGGCAGGACTTCAGGTTCGTGCCGTTCGGCGCTGGAAGAAGAGGGTGTCCAGGGGTGGGGTTCTCTGTGCCGGTCATGGAGCTGGCGCTGTCGAGCTTGCTGTATCACTTTGACTGGGAGCTGCCGGCTGGAGGACCGTCGAAGCTGGAGATGGACGAGCTGA
- the LOC136553284 gene encoding cytochrome P450 71A1-like isoform X8 — MDVSPLLALLLVALLSLLLFLSTGTGRKTLGGDGRRRLPPSPRGFPILGHLPLLGPLPHRKLWAMAQAHGPVMLLRFGRVPTVVASSEAAAQEVMKTHDLAFASRPRMRMAERLVYGRDVAFVPYGEHWRQGRRVCVLHLLSQRRVTSFRHAREQEVASMLARVRRDGGGAVNLTTQIISYTNGIISRAAFGDKGGSYYDGPDGGEKLTKLFADFEGLLGTVTMGDFVPWLAWVDALMGLDAKATRTSAEMDAFLERVISDHRQRRRGGHRDGDDHLDFVDVLLDVNDDEADASGAKFDDVAIKAIILELGWNFVDPIPLDVLPAMAETGDRLAGTSAISKSQTFTALPGVSFRFVDVYEEYVPRLVSRSPRSVPKRGRIDRSSSGLPVSKKPRKPSTPSGTPVVASMLLAGALVSLAEEEEDDEVPLIMRRTCLPPPRTRPTRRWYGPWPSSSTTHTRCARSRTRSARPSPSPAATASPRTTLRSCATSGASSRRRSGCGRRCRSCCPMRRPWTRSCSATTSQRAPASSSTPGPSRGTPRLGSARTSSCRSGSPATTSRRTTCSGRTSGSCRSALEEEGVQGWGSLCRSWSWRCRACCITLTGSCRLEDRRSWRWTS, encoded by the exons CGTGTCACCGCTCCTTGCACTGCTGCTCGTTGCCCTCCTCTCcctgctcctcttcctctccacCGGGACCGGGAGGAAGACGCTGGGCGGTGATGGCCGGCGGCGGCTGCCGCCGTCGCCTCGGGGCTTTCCTATCCTGGGACACCTGCCTCTTCTCGGCCCCCTGCCGCACCGGAAGCTGTGGGCAATGGCGCAGGCGCACGGCCCGGTGATGCTCCTCCGCTTCGGCCGCGTGCCCACGGTGGTGGCCTCGTCGGAGGCCGCGGCGCAGGAGGTGATGAAGACCCACGACCTGGCGTTCGCGAGCCGCCCCAGGATGCGCATGGCCGAGCGCCTCGTCTACGGCCGCGACGTGGCCTTCGTCCCCTACGGCGAGCACTGGCGCCAGGGCCGCCGCGTCTGCGTGCTCCACCTCCTCAGCCAGCGCCGCGTCACCTCCTTCCGCCACGCCCGGGAGCAGGAGGTCGCCTCGATGCTCGCCCGCGTCcgccgcgacggcggcggcgccgtgaACCTCACCACCCAAATCATCTCCTACACCAACGGCATCATCTCCCGCGCCGCGTTCGGCGACAAAGGAGGGAGCTACTACGACGGCCCCGACGGCGGCGAGAAGCTCACGAAGCTGTTCGCCGACTTCGAGGGGCTCCTGGGGACCGTCACCATGGGGGACTTCGTGCCGTGGCTGGCGTGGGTCGACGCGCTCATGGGGCTGGACGCCAAGGCCACGCGCACGTCCGCGGAGATGGACGCCTTCCTCGAGCGGGTCATCTCGGACCACCGACAGAGGCGCCGTGGCGGCCACCGTGACGGCGACGATCACCTGGACTTCGTCGACGTGCTGTTGGACGTGAACGACGACGAGGCGGACGCCAGTGGAGCCAAATTTGACGACGTGGCCATCAAGGCCATTATCCTG gagcttgggtggaactttgtcgatccgatcccccttgatgttctccctgccatggcggagactggggatcgtctagctggtacttctgcaattagtaagtctcaaacatttacagcccttcctggggtttctttcagatttgttgatgtatatgaagaatatgttcctcgtctagtctcTCGtagtcctcgcagtgtcccgaagagggggcgaatagacaggtcttcatctggcttgcctgtctccaagaagcctcgcaaaccaagtactccctcaggtactccagttgttgctagcatgctcttag caggtgctctggtttcattggctgaggaagaagaggatgatgaagtccccctcatcatgcggcg GACATGTTTGCCGCCGCCACGGACACGACCTACACGACGCTGGTATGGGCCATGGCCGAGCTCATCAACCACCCACACGAGATGCGCAAGGTCCAGGACGAGAtccgcgcggccgtcgccgtcgccggcggCGACCGCGTCACCGAGGACCACCTTGAGAAGCTGCGCTACCTCAGGTGCGTCATCAAGGAGACGCTCCGGCTGCGGACGCCGCTGCCGCTCCTGCTGCCCCATGAGACGACCGTGGACACGGAGCTGCTCGGCTACCACGTCCCAGCGCGCACCCGCGTCATCGTCAACGCCTGGGCCATCGCGCGGGACCCCGCGACTTGGGAGCGCGCGGACGAGTTCGTGCCGGAGCGGTTCGCCGGCGACGACCTCACGACGGACTACTTGCTCGGGCAGGACTTCAGGTTCGTGCCGTTCGGCGCTGGAAGAAGAGGGTGTCCAGGGGTGGGGTTCTCTGTGCCGGTCATGGAGCTGGCGCTGTCGAGCTTGCTGTATCACTTTGACTGGGAGCTGCCGGCTGGAGGACCGTCGAAGCTGGAGATGGACGAGCTGA
- the LOC136553284 gene encoding uncharacterized protein isoform X5, whose protein sequence is MDVSPLLALLLVALLSLLLFLSTGTGRKTLGGDGRRRLPPSPRGFPILGHLPLLGPLPHRKLWAMAQAHGPVMLLRFGRVPTVVASSEAAAQEVMKTHDLAFASRPRMRMAERLVYGRDVAFVPYGEHWRQGRRVCVLHLLSQRRVTSFRHAREQEVASMLARVRRDGGGAVNLTTQIISYTNGIISRAAFGDKGGSYYDGPDGGEKLTKLFADFEGLLGTVTMGDFVPWLAWVDALMGLDAKATRTSAEMDAFLERVISDHRQRRRGGHRDGDDHLDFVDVLLDVNDDEADASGAKFDDVAIKAIILELGWNFVDPIPLDVLPAMAETGDRLAGTSAISKSQTFTALPGVSFRFVDVYEEYVPRLVSRSPRSVPKRGRIDRSSSGLPVSKKPRKPSTPSGALVSLAEEEEDDEVPLIMRRNRRSGMSSSEAPAPTSSEAPVSSSLVASVLSCTAPPVRSSSMALAPASSAAPLSAVPLPSPGGRDVFAVVVPPARLSLGFAKKKVVGTCLPPPRTRPTRRWYGPWPSSSTTHTRCARSRTRSARPSPSPAATASPRTTLRSCATSGASSRRRSGCGRRCRSCCPMRRPWTRSCSATTSQRAPASSSTPGPSRGTPRLGSARTSSCRSGSPATTSRRTTCSGRTSGSCRSALEEEGVQGWGSLCRSWSWRCRACCITLTGSCRLEDRRSWRWTS, encoded by the exons CGTGTCACCGCTCCTTGCACTGCTGCTCGTTGCCCTCCTCTCcctgctcctcttcctctccacCGGGACCGGGAGGAAGACGCTGGGCGGTGATGGCCGGCGGCGGCTGCCGCCGTCGCCTCGGGGCTTTCCTATCCTGGGACACCTGCCTCTTCTCGGCCCCCTGCCGCACCGGAAGCTGTGGGCAATGGCGCAGGCGCACGGCCCGGTGATGCTCCTCCGCTTCGGCCGCGTGCCCACGGTGGTGGCCTCGTCGGAGGCCGCGGCGCAGGAGGTGATGAAGACCCACGACCTGGCGTTCGCGAGCCGCCCCAGGATGCGCATGGCCGAGCGCCTCGTCTACGGCCGCGACGTGGCCTTCGTCCCCTACGGCGAGCACTGGCGCCAGGGCCGCCGCGTCTGCGTGCTCCACCTCCTCAGCCAGCGCCGCGTCACCTCCTTCCGCCACGCCCGGGAGCAGGAGGTCGCCTCGATGCTCGCCCGCGTCcgccgcgacggcggcggcgccgtgaACCTCACCACCCAAATCATCTCCTACACCAACGGCATCATCTCCCGCGCCGCGTTCGGCGACAAAGGAGGGAGCTACTACGACGGCCCCGACGGCGGCGAGAAGCTCACGAAGCTGTTCGCCGACTTCGAGGGGCTCCTGGGGACCGTCACCATGGGGGACTTCGTGCCGTGGCTGGCGTGGGTCGACGCGCTCATGGGGCTGGACGCCAAGGCCACGCGCACGTCCGCGGAGATGGACGCCTTCCTCGAGCGGGTCATCTCGGACCACCGACAGAGGCGCCGTGGCGGCCACCGTGACGGCGACGATCACCTGGACTTCGTCGACGTGCTGTTGGACGTGAACGACGACGAGGCGGACGCCAGTGGAGCCAAATTTGACGACGTGGCCATCAAGGCCATTATCCTG gagcttgggtggaactttgtcgatccgatcccccttgatgttctccctgccatggcggagactggggatcgtctagctggtacttctgcaattagtaagtctcaaacatttacagcccttcctggggtttctttcagatttgttgatgtatatgaagaatatgttcctcgtctagtctcTCGtagtcctcgcagtgtcccgaagagggggcgaatagacaggtcttcatctggcttgcctgtctccaagaagcctcgcaaaccaagtactccctcag gtgctctggtttcattggctgaggaagaagaggatgatgaagtccccctcatcatgcggcg taatcggaggtcgggtatgagttcttccgaggctcccgcgccgacttcttctgaagctccggtgtcgagttctttggttgcctctgtcctgagctgtaccgctcctccggtgcggagttcttccatggctctagccccggcttcttccgcggctccattgtcggctgtcccgctcccgtcgccgggtggcagggacgtcttcgccgtcgtggttccccctgcgaggctttctcttggcttcgcgaagaaaaaagtagtcgg GACATGTTTGCCGCCGCCACGGACACGACCTACACGACGCTGGTATGGGCCATGGCCGAGCTCATCAACCACCCACACGAGATGCGCAAGGTCCAGGACGAGAtccgcgcggccgtcgccgtcgccggcggCGACCGCGTCACCGAGGACCACCTTGAGAAGCTGCGCTACCTCAGGTGCGTCATCAAGGAGACGCTCCGGCTGCGGACGCCGCTGCCGCTCCTGCTGCCCCATGAGACGACCGTGGACACGGAGCTGCTCGGCTACCACGTCCCAGCGCGCACCCGCGTCATCGTCAACGCCTGGGCCATCGCGCGGGACCCCGCGACTTGGGAGCGCGCGGACGAGTTCGTGCCGGAGCGGTTCGCCGGCGACGACCTCACGACGGACTACTTGCTCGGGCAGGACTTCAGGTTCGTGCCGTTCGGCGCTGGAAGAAGAGGGTGTCCAGGGGTGGGGTTCTCTGTGCCGGTCATGGAGCTGGCGCTGTCGAGCTTGCTGTATCACTTTGACTGGGAGCTGCCGGCTGGAGGACCGTCGAAGCTGGAGATGGACGAGCTGA
- the LOC136553284 gene encoding cell wall protein TIR4-like isoform X13 encodes MLKQQGLTGFGIVSSFLRRRVQPLKEREHLGFEYSRAEDPSRMVPALELTGEEVLERLQKILKGVSVIPPAVSEFSAINPPPAELGWNFVDPIPLDVLPAMAETGDRLAGTSAISKSQTFTALPGVSFRFVDVYEEYVPRLVSRSPRSVPKRGRIDRSSSGLPVSKKPRKPSTPSGTPVVASMLLAGALVSLAEEEEDDEVPLIMRRNRRSGMSSSEAPAPTSSEAPVSSSLVASVLSCTAPPVRSSSMALAPASSAAPLSAVPLPSPGGRDVFAVVVPPARLSLGFAKKKVVGTCLPPPRTRPTRRWYGPWPSSSTTHTRCARSRTRSARPSPSPAATASPRTTLRSCATSGASSRRRSGCGRRCRSCCPMRRPWTRSCSATTSQRAPASSSTPGPSRGTPRLGSARTSSCRSGSPATTSRRTTCSGRTSGSCRSALEEEGVQGWGSLCRSWSWRCRACCITLTGSCRLEDRRSWRWTS; translated from the exons atgctgaaacagcagggtttgaccggctttggtattgtttcaagcttccttcgtcgccgggttcagcctttgaaagagcgggagcatcttggctttgagtattctagggccgaggatccttcacgcatggtcccagctcttgagctgaccggtgaggaggtactcgagcgcctccagaagatactgaaaggagtgagcgtcattcctcctgccgtctctgagttctcagccatcaacccgcccccagct gagcttgggtggaactttgtcgatccgatcccccttgatgttctccctgccatggcggagactggggatcgtctagctggtacttctgcaattagtaagtctcaaacatttacagcccttcctggggtttctttcagatttgttgatgtatatgaagaatatgttcctcgtctagtctcTCGtagtcctcgcagtgtcccgaagagggggcgaatagacaggtcttcatctggcttgcctgtctccaagaagcctcgcaaaccaagtactccctcaggtactccagttgttgctagcatgctcttag caggtgctctggtttcattggctgaggaagaagaggatgatgaagtccccctcatcatgcggcg taatcggaggtcgggtatgagttcttccgaggctcccgcgccgacttcttctgaagctccggtgtcgagttctttggttgcctctgtcctgagctgtaccgctcctccggtgcggagttcttccatggctctagccccggcttcttccgcggctccattgtcggctgtcccgctcccgtcgccgggtggcagggacgtcttcgccgtcgtggttccccctgcgaggctttctcttggcttcgcgaagaaaaaagtagtcgg GACATGTTTGCCGCCGCCACGGACACGACCTACACGACGCTGGTATGGGCCATGGCCGAGCTCATCAACCACCCACACGAGATGCGCAAGGTCCAGGACGAGAtccgcgcggccgtcgccgtcgccggcggCGACCGCGTCACCGAGGACCACCTTGAGAAGCTGCGCTACCTCAGGTGCGTCATCAAGGAGACGCTCCGGCTGCGGACGCCGCTGCCGCTCCTGCTGCCCCATGAGACGACCGTGGACACGGAGCTGCTCGGCTACCACGTCCCAGCGCGCACCCGCGTCATCGTCAACGCCTGGGCCATCGCGCGGGACCCCGCGACTTGGGAGCGCGCGGACGAGTTCGTGCCGGAGCGGTTCGCCGGCGACGACCTCACGACGGACTACTTGCTCGGGCAGGACTTCAGGTTCGTGCCGTTCGGCGCTGGAAGAAGAGGGTGTCCAGGGGTGGGGTTCTCTGTGCCGGTCATGGAGCTGGCGCTGTCGAGCTTGCTGTATCACTTTGACTGGGAGCTGCCGGCTGGAGGACCGTCGAAGCTGGAGATGGACGAGCTGA
- the LOC136553284 gene encoding endochitinase A-like isoform X14, whose product MLKQQGLTGFGIVSSFLRRRVQPLKEREHLGFEYSRAEDPSRMVPALELTGEEVLERLQKILKGVSVIPPAVSEFSAINPPPAELGWNFVDPIPLDVLPAMAETGDRLAGTSAIISRSPRSVPKRGRIDRSSSGLPVSKKPRKPSTPSGTPVVASMLLAGALVSLAEEEEDDEVPLIMRRNRRSGMSSSEAPAPTSSEAPVSSSLVASVLSCTAPPVRSSSMALAPASSAAPLSAVPLPSPGGRDVFAVVVPPARLSLGFAKKKVVGTCLPPPRTRPTRRWYGPWPSSSTTHTRCARSRTRSARPSPSPAATASPRTTLRSCATSGASSRRRSGCGRRCRSCCPMRRPWTRSCSATTSQRAPASSSTPGPSRGTPRLGSARTSSCRSGSPATTSRRTTCSGRTSGSCRSALEEEGVQGWGSLCRSWSWRCRACCITLTGSCRLEDRRSWRWTS is encoded by the exons atgctgaaacagcagggtttgaccggctttggtattgtttcaagcttccttcgtcgccgggttcagcctttgaaagagcgggagcatcttggctttgagtattctagggccgaggatccttcacgcatggtcccagctcttgagctgaccggtgaggaggtactcgagcgcctccagaagatactgaaaggagtgagcgtcattcctcctgccgtctctgagttctcagccatcaacccgcccccagct gagcttgggtggaactttgtcgatccgatcccccttgatgttctccctgccatggcggagactggggatcgtctagctggtacttctgcaatta tctcTCGtagtcctcgcagtgtcccgaagagggggcgaatagacaggtcttcatctggcttgcctgtctccaagaagcctcgcaaaccaagtactccctcaggtactccagttgttgctagcatgctcttag caggtgctctggtttcattggctgaggaagaagaggatgatgaagtccccctcatcatgcggcg taatcggaggtcgggtatgagttcttccgaggctcccgcgccgacttcttctgaagctccggtgtcgagttctttggttgcctctgtcctgagctgtaccgctcctccggtgcggagttcttccatggctctagccccggcttcttccgcggctccattgtcggctgtcccgctcccgtcgccgggtggcagggacgtcttcgccgtcgtggttccccctgcgaggctttctcttggcttcgcgaagaaaaaagtagtcgg GACATGTTTGCCGCCGCCACGGACACGACCTACACGACGCTGGTATGGGCCATGGCCGAGCTCATCAACCACCCACACGAGATGCGCAAGGTCCAGGACGAGAtccgcgcggccgtcgccgtcgccggcggCGACCGCGTCACCGAGGACCACCTTGAGAAGCTGCGCTACCTCAGGTGCGTCATCAAGGAGACGCTCCGGCTGCGGACGCCGCTGCCGCTCCTGCTGCCCCATGAGACGACCGTGGACACGGAGCTGCTCGGCTACCACGTCCCAGCGCGCACCCGCGTCATCGTCAACGCCTGGGCCATCGCGCGGGACCCCGCGACTTGGGAGCGCGCGGACGAGTTCGTGCCGGAGCGGTTCGCCGGCGACGACCTCACGACGGACTACTTGCTCGGGCAGGACTTCAGGTTCGTGCCGTTCGGCGCTGGAAGAAGAGGGTGTCCAGGGGTGGGGTTCTCTGTGCCGGTCATGGAGCTGGCGCTGTCGAGCTTGCTGTATCACTTTGACTGGGAGCTGCCGGCTGGAGGACCGTCGAAGCTGGAGATGGACGAGCTGA